The following are encoded in a window of Anopheles gambiae chromosome X, idAnoGambNW_F1_1, whole genome shotgun sequence genomic DNA:
- the LOC1272031 gene encoding uncharacterized protein LOC1272031: MTAHESYGFIGTWEIVESHLEGTTEKLGLEGIKFRLDEMGDIIWYNDLINTNGGARDGPLGSPRLSSLNGASFCPINDSAAVLFSCETFEVVELSSNGPGLIFGAYTGHSIEFRTNHYNPGEQMSLRCDCWCELHCQRVKEDQSVGQEEPFTLISVLDDGNFCDVTLKSCDNAIYNVHSPILRLNGFDCSSMTAASTYQHLASRFECAEAQAQQQQVVSAATSTTAAHPPLMKVSSVPCARAVRASSTTTGPSYGRGSPAMMCSVSASATPSLHPAAPLLNPNFLLPPASLDSYSLSPKLVAAHISNSFNCLMPTDGAAGSIFLDVPKRAAHSHHHHHHHHHQTASSCSDSNLHLDRNVFFFPDAVPAGTCRVKFKPPSSPFRARSPSPFPVATLDTPPSSPLTPLSVLNNIPAKMLATILHWLYCECLPEQLDEDTCIQLINMCESTTPLSRMSEPCKNYLRNIQLKKFVIDIINDLHDSLNNMIQMVNPSTISHSPCVLCQVFKEGVKECLTAFVKLLQFCNIFTKDATTFTRQQRHEIIKYVRTRMPIYLSQVHQLLQNVHLVLGSLSPDDRNDLVSYLVPEITAALEVLTAAVSEIKRSLEAVCKDLKSSQQEQQQQQKLHESTVHAGRTQQQQQQQQQPARSSTTGNSRAGERTHLNRSHHARSSSSSSSGGGGGGGTSSTSVPSRLGHSPSESDLKFFLYMYEVKKMRDIYGRVTNALEVLLHKKGTFNEMNLLHQHQTVRRNLEQLALEVPAAIGQLEELCDTIDEKIGWKEFKFCFKFLTSQVNGIVSKLLEHKAALNDAMFYISTLVQKEQFTCALVELGLLDKRSVEPALLHECAARRSAVRSSGQRQLEYATVKMNLVQNLCESPTASHSSLSKNALKLLHSGQLADMEFEVIVPHPEQPGSEGSGIVALGPPTCCADLSPDEALLLNGGGSKGASIEAPGSSGSSSSNSSSNSTTTSSSKGGRGTQSHCFKAHRVIVAARCEWFKKALLSGMQEDINRKIIIYDTSPVIFRRLLLYLYGAPVDRSVGVDQLCELMLLADRYSVDNLKAICEQTLVSSIDGDSVICLYGISDRFNATALKARCLSYLSQHTELTQLDIFQELPVYLQNEVQELIRWCGRAPEPWCDRERSRSDRGSRHSLKSPSKAAKSSRSRKTSPSFM, encoded by the exons ATGACGGCACACGAATCGTACGGCTTCATCGGGACGTGGGAG ATTGTAGAGTCCCACCTGGAAGGCACTACGGAGAAGCTTGGACTAGAAGG CATCAAGTTCCGGCTGGACGAGATGGGGGACATCATCTGGTACAACGATCTGATCAACACGAACGGCGGCGCACGGGACGGTCCGCTCGGGAGTCCGCGGCTCAGCAGCCTGAACGGGGCGAGCTTCTGCCCGATCAACGACTCGGCCGCCGTCCTGTTCAGCTGCGAAACGTTCGAGGTGGTGGAGCTATCGTCGAACGGGCCGGGCCTCATCTTTGGCGCGTACACCGGGCACAGCATCGAGTTCCGCACCAACCACTACAACCCGGGCGAGCAGATGTCACTGCGGTGCGACTGCTGGTGCGAGCTGCACTGCCAGCGCGTCAAGGAGGACCAGTCGGTCGGGCAGGAGGAACCGTTCACGCTCATCTCCGTGCTGGACGATGGCAACTTCTGTGATGTGACTCTCAAGAGTTGTGATAATGCAATC TACAATGTGCACTCGCCGATCCTGCGCCTGAACGGGTTCGACTGCAGCAGCATGACGGCGGCCTCCACCTACCAGCATCTGGCGAGCCGGTTCGAGTGTGCCGAGGCGcaggcccagcagcagcaggtcgtCTCCGctgccaccagcaccaccgccgcccATCCGCCGCTGATGAAGGTTTCCTCGGTGCCGTGCGCCCGTGCCGTGCGCGcctccagcaccaccaccggtcCCAGCTACGGTCGCGGCTCACCCGCCATGATGTGCAGCGTGAGTGCGAGCGCCACACCTTCCCTACACCCGGCCGCTCCACTCCTAAATCCCAACTTCCTACTCCCACCAGCCTCGCTCGACTCGTACAGCCTCTCCCCCAAGCTGGTGGCGGCACACATATCCAACTCGTTCAACTGTCTAATGCCGACGGACGGTGCTGCCGGTTCCATCTTTCTCGACGTGCCAAAGCGGGCGGCCCacagccaccatcaccatcaccaccatcaccaccagacGGCGTCGTCCTGCTCCGACTCGAACCTGCACCTGGACCGGAACGTGTTCTTCTTCCCGGACGCGGTACCGGCCGGCACCTGCCGGGTGAAGTTTAAGCCACCGTCGTCGCCGTTCCGCGCCCGCAGCCCGTCCCCGTTCCCGGTGGCAACGCTCGATACGCCACCGTCCTCGCCGCTCACGCCCCTCTCGGTGCTGAACAACATCCCGGCGAAGATGCTGGCCACCATCCTGCACTGGCTGTACTGCGAGTGTCTGCCCGAGCAGCTGGACGAGGACACCTGCATCCAGCTGATCAACATGTGCGAAAGCACCACGCCGCTGAGCCGGATGAGCGAACCGTGCAAGAATTATCTGCGCAACATCCAGCTGAAAAAGT TTGTGATCGACATCATCAACGACCTGCACGACAGCCTGAACAACATGATCCAGATGGTCAACCCGAGCACGATCTCGCACAGCCCGTGCGTCCTTTGCCAGGTGTTCAAGGAGGGCGTGAAGGAGTGTCTAACCG CGTTCGTGAAGCTGCTCCAGTTCTGCAACATCTTCACCAAGGACGCGACCACCTTCacccggcagcagcggcacgaaatcaTCAAGTACGTGCGCACCCGCATGCCGATCTATCTGTCGCAGGTGCACCAGCTGCTGCAGAACGTGCACCTGGTGCTCGGCAGCCTCTCGCCGGACGATCGGAACGATCTCGTCTCCTACCTGGTGCCGGAAATTACGGCCGCCCTCGAGGTGCTGACGGCGGCCGTGTCCGAGATCAAACGTTCGCTCGAAGCCGTCTGCAAGGATCTGAAGAGCAgccagcaggagcagcagcagcagcagaagctgcACGAGAGCACCGTACATGCGGGGcgcacccagcagcagcagcagcagcagcagcagcccgccCGAAGCAGCACGACCGGCAACAGCCGGGCCGGCGAACGGACCCACCTTAATCGGAGCCACCACGCAcggagcagtagcagcagcagcagtggtggcggcggcggcggcggtaccAGCAGTACGTCCGTACCGTCCCGGCTCGGCCACAGCCCGTCCGAGTCCGATCTGAAGTTCTTCCTGTACATGTACGAGGTGAAAAAGATGCGTGATATTTACGGGCGCGTGACGAACGCGCTCGaggtgctgctgcacaagaaGGGCACGTTCAACGAGATGAACCtgctgcaccagcaccagaCGGTCCGGCGCAACCTGGAGCAGCTGGCGCTGGAGGTGCCGGCCGCGATCGGCCAGCTCGAGGAGCTGTGCGACACGATCGACGAGAAGATTGGCTGGAAGGAGTTTAAGTTTTGCTTCAAGTTTCTCACCAGCCAAGTG AACGGCATCGTGTCGAAGCTGCTGGAGCACAAGGCCGCCCTGAACGACGCAATGTTTTAC ATCTCGACGCTGGTGCAGAAGGAACAGTTCACCTGTGCGCTGGTCGAGCTCGGCCTGCTGGACAAGCGGAGCGTCGAGCCGGCCCTGCTGCACGAGTGTGCCGCCCGGCGCAGTGCGGTACGGTCGAGCGGGCAGCGGCAGCTCGAGTACGCCACCGTCAAGATGAACCTGGTGCAGAACCTGTGCGAGTCGCCGACCGCGTCCCACAGCAGCCTGTCGAAGAATGCGCTCAAGCTGCTGCACTCGGGCCAGCTGGCGGACATGGAGTTTGAGGTGATCGTGCCGCACCCGGAGCAGCCGGGCAGCGAGGGCAGCGGTATCGTCGCGCTCGGCCCGCCGACCTGCTGCGCCGATCTCAGCCCGGACGAGGCGTTACTGCTGAACGGGGGCGGCAGCAAGGGTGCCAGCATCGAAGCacccggcagcagcggcagcagcagcagcaacagcagcagcaacagcaccaccaccagcagcagcaagggcGGCCGGGGCACCCAATCGCACTGCTTCAAGGCGCACCGCGTGATAGTGGCGGCCCGGTGCGAGTGGTTCAAGAAGGCGCTGCTGTCCGGCATGCAGGAGGACATCAATCG CAAGATTATCATCTACGACACCTCGCCGGTGATCTTccgccggctgctgctgtacctGTACGGGGCGCCGGTCGACCGGTCCGTCGGGGTCGACCAGCTCTGCGAGCTGATGCTGCTCGCCGACCGCTACTCGGTCGACAATCTGAAGGCGATCTGCGAGCAAACGCTCGTGTCCTCGATCGACGGCGACTCCGTCATCTGTCTGTACGGCATCTCGGACCGGTTCAATGCGACCGCGCTCAAGGCCCGCTGCCTGTCCTACCTGTCGCAGCACACCGAGCTGACGCAGCTGGACATCTTCCAGGAGCTGCCGGTCTATCTGCAG AACGAGGTGCAGGAGCTGATACGGTGGTGCGGGCGGGCCCCGGAACCGTGGTGCGATCGGGAGCGATCCCGCTCCGATCGGGGCTCCCGCCACAGCCTGAAGAGCCCGTCGAAGGCGGCGAAATCGTCACGGTCGCGCAAAACGTCACCCTCCTTCATGTGA